Proteins encoded together in one Streptomyces sp. B1I3 window:
- a CDS encoding acylneuraminate cytidylyltransferase has product MTPPPAPTVLAVIPARGGSKGVPAKNLAQVGGVPLVARAVRACLASPEVTDVVVTTDDEAIAEAARAAAETLGDTARLHCVQRPTAIAGDTATSEAAVLHALDAYEAMRDGRTADVVLLVQCTSPFVTREDIDGVAAAVARDGADTAVTVAPFHGFVWRDGSAVEDGTYGVNHDKAVRPRRQDRPQDFLETGAAYAMDAAGFRTHRHRFFGHTALVETDPARVLEIDDPHDLARARALAPLLDPSPLPTRADIDAVVLDFDGTQTDDRVLIDSEGHEIVAVHRGDGLGIAALRRAGVPLLILSTEQNPVVAARARKLRVPVLHGIDRKDLALKQWCEEQSLDPGRVLYVGNDVNDLACFGLAGWPVAVASAHDSVRAAARAVTTTPGGFGAIREIAAWLLGPTLTTETPATTPTK; this is encoded by the coding sequence ATGACCCCGCCCCCGGCCCCCACCGTGCTCGCCGTGATCCCCGCCCGCGGCGGATCCAAGGGCGTCCCCGCCAAGAATCTCGCCCAGGTCGGCGGCGTGCCCCTCGTCGCCCGCGCGGTCCGCGCCTGCCTGGCGTCGCCCGAGGTCACCGACGTCGTCGTCACGACCGACGACGAGGCCATCGCGGAGGCGGCCCGGGCCGCGGCCGAGACGCTCGGTGACACCGCCCGGCTGCACTGCGTGCAGCGCCCCACCGCCATCGCGGGTGACACCGCGACCAGCGAGGCGGCCGTCCTGCACGCGCTGGACGCGTACGAGGCCATGCGGGACGGCCGGACGGCCGACGTCGTGCTGCTCGTCCAGTGCACCAGCCCCTTCGTCACCCGGGAAGACATCGACGGCGTCGCCGCCGCCGTCGCCCGGGACGGCGCCGACACGGCCGTCACCGTCGCCCCCTTCCACGGCTTCGTCTGGCGCGACGGCAGCGCGGTCGAGGACGGAACGTACGGCGTCAACCACGACAAGGCCGTGCGCCCCCGCCGCCAGGACCGCCCCCAGGACTTCCTGGAGACCGGGGCCGCGTACGCCATGGACGCCGCCGGTTTCCGCACCCACCGCCACCGCTTCTTCGGTCACACGGCGCTCGTGGAGACCGATCCGGCCCGGGTCCTGGAGATCGACGACCCGCACGACCTCGCCCGCGCCCGTGCCCTCGCGCCGCTCCTGGACCCGTCCCCGCTGCCGACACGGGCGGACATCGACGCCGTCGTCCTCGACTTCGACGGCACGCAGACCGACGACCGGGTCCTCATCGACTCCGAGGGGCACGAGATCGTCGCCGTCCACCGCGGCGACGGCCTCGGCATCGCCGCCCTGCGCAGGGCGGGCGTACCGCTCCTGATCCTGTCCACCGAGCAGAACCCGGTCGTCGCCGCCCGCGCCCGCAAGCTCCGCGTGCCCGTCCTGCACGGCATCGACCGCAAGGACCTGGCGCTCAAGCAGTGGTGCGAGGAGCAGTCCCTCGACCCGGGCCGCGTGCTCTACGTCGGCAACGACGTCAACGACCTGGCCTGCTTCGGTCTCGCGGGCTGGCCCGTCGCCGTGGCGAGCGCCCACGACTCGGTACGCGCCGCAGCGCGCGCCGTCACGACCACCCCCGGCGGCTTCGGTGCCATCCGCGAGATCGCGGCCTGGCTCCTGGGCCCCACCCTCACCACCGAAACCCCTGCCACCACCCCCACCAAGTAA
- a CDS encoding DUF6716 putative glycosyltransferase, protein MPPRTSNTADPAVTPAADSTPLRMAVLADSDTRWKWGALTARRLAGAVGAGPPERPVDISGLLLRGRATPTPRQLAEVGEVGVDAGRVREVTAVEFLHTVRDEAYDVVVLALVGGAVQAMLHGLAALELPRRPVVVTGYVGVVYEKLADGLLLRHGADIVLANSRHDAERFRAVYEGVGADASAVTEAALPFLGGEPYRAKDGRDTVVFAAQPSVPASRADRTYLLRRLVEHARLHPGREVLLKLRSKPGEHTTHIEELPYQRLAERIPGGLPPNFRLVYGHMGEVLDRTDLLVTVSSTAALESLHRRIPTAVLSDLGVREALGNHHFIGSGLITSWDHLDGGFRPQPDEEWLSGQGVAADGSYSTAYDTARARVGELLAGGRLPGLVPYYTPATAPGYLPGILARHHLGPDGHPLPGAVAPKETGRVRGAVRETVRNAARGAYRHGVQRVAPVIRRMGEL, encoded by the coding sequence GTGCCTCCTCGTACCAGCAACACGGCCGATCCGGCCGTCACCCCAGCAGCCGACAGCACGCCTCTGCGTATGGCCGTGCTCGCCGACTCCGACACCCGGTGGAAGTGGGGCGCGCTCACCGCGCGCCGCCTCGCCGGAGCCGTCGGCGCCGGTCCGCCGGAGCGGCCCGTCGACATCAGCGGGCTGCTGCTGCGCGGCCGGGCCACTCCCACCCCGAGGCAGCTCGCCGAGGTCGGAGAGGTCGGTGTGGACGCGGGCCGGGTGCGTGAGGTGACCGCCGTCGAGTTCCTGCACACCGTGCGGGACGAGGCGTACGACGTCGTCGTCCTCGCCCTGGTCGGCGGTGCCGTCCAGGCGATGCTGCACGGCCTGGCCGCGCTGGAACTGCCGCGCAGGCCCGTCGTCGTCACCGGTTACGTCGGGGTCGTCTACGAGAAGCTCGCCGACGGGCTGCTGCTGCGGCACGGCGCCGACATCGTCCTCGCCAACTCCCGTCACGACGCGGAGCGCTTCCGTGCCGTGTACGAGGGGGTCGGCGCGGACGCGTCGGCCGTCACCGAGGCGGCCCTGCCGTTCCTGGGCGGGGAGCCATACCGCGCGAAGGACGGCCGCGACACCGTCGTCTTCGCCGCCCAGCCCTCCGTGCCGGCGTCCCGCGCCGACCGCACGTACCTGCTGCGCCGGCTCGTCGAGCACGCCCGGCTGCACCCGGGCCGCGAGGTGCTGCTGAAGCTCCGCTCCAAGCCGGGCGAGCACACCACCCACATCGAGGAGCTTCCCTACCAGCGCCTCGCGGAGCGGATCCCCGGCGGGCTGCCGCCCAACTTCCGCCTGGTGTACGGGCACATGGGCGAGGTACTCGACCGCACCGACCTGCTGGTCACCGTCTCCTCGACCGCCGCGCTGGAATCCCTGCACCGGCGTATCCCGACCGCGGTCCTCTCCGACCTCGGCGTCCGCGAGGCCCTCGGCAACCACCACTTCATCGGTTCCGGGCTCATCACGTCGTGGGACCACCTCGACGGCGGATTCCGCCCGCAGCCCGACGAGGAGTGGCTGTCGGGTCAGGGCGTCGCAGCGGACGGCTCGTACTCCACCGCGTACGACACCGCCCGCGCCCGGGTCGGCGAACTGCTCGCCGGCGGCCGCCTCCCCGGCCTCGTCCCCTACTACACACCCGCCACCGCCCCCGGATACCTCCCCGGCATCCTCGCCCGCCACCACCTGGGCCCGGACGGCCACCCGCTGCCGGGCGCCGTCGCACCCAAGGAGACCGGCCGGGTCAGGGGAGCCGTGCGCGAGACCGTCCGCAACGCGGCACGCGGTGCCTACCGCCACGGCGTCCAGCGGGTCGCCCCGGTGATCCGCCGGATGGGCGAGCTGTGA
- a CDS encoding glycosyltransferase family 2 protein encodes MVKLSVIVPFYNVQTYAPDTLRSLRTNAREDFEFILVDDCSTDGTADILRRAREDIPGAVVIRHEKNGGLATARNTGLDAATGEFITFLDGDDWLAPGYYERLLAAAEDLGCDFVRADHVQVTGRARTVHRVPHGLRGVPFSPREAILPPDRTTSVDYPYAWAGIYHRRLADRGLLHFTHGLRTAEDRPWIWRLHREAESFAAVGLLGVFYRRGVASSLTQIGDVRQLDFIRAFDQVIEETARDPEADRLLPKAVRTYAAVMAHHLNSVERFEPAVARQLRSMSAAALQRLPQDLLSDTLDSLGDQRAARLRRLRRRPVPAGTVPSVTTGASA; translated from the coding sequence ATGGTTAAGCTGTCCGTCATCGTGCCGTTCTACAACGTGCAGACCTACGCGCCCGACACCCTCAGAAGCCTGCGTACGAACGCGCGTGAGGACTTCGAGTTCATCCTCGTCGACGACTGTTCGACGGACGGGACGGCCGACATCCTGCGCCGCGCGCGGGAGGACATCCCCGGGGCGGTCGTGATCAGGCACGAGAAGAACGGCGGGCTCGCGACCGCGCGGAACACCGGACTGGACGCCGCGACCGGGGAGTTCATCACCTTCCTGGACGGCGACGACTGGCTCGCCCCCGGTTACTACGAGCGGCTGCTGGCCGCCGCGGAGGACCTGGGGTGCGACTTCGTACGCGCCGACCACGTGCAGGTCACCGGCAGGGCCCGGACCGTGCACCGGGTGCCGCACGGACTGCGGGGTGTCCCTTTCAGCCCGCGGGAGGCCATCCTTCCGCCCGACCGCACCACGTCGGTGGACTACCCGTACGCCTGGGCCGGCATCTACCACCGCCGTCTCGCCGACCGCGGGCTCCTGCACTTCACGCACGGGCTGCGGACCGCCGAGGACCGGCCGTGGATCTGGCGGCTGCACCGGGAGGCGGAGTCCTTCGCCGCTGTCGGGCTCCTCGGGGTGTTCTACCGGCGCGGCGTCGCCTCCTCGCTCACCCAGATAGGCGACGTGCGACAGCTCGACTTCATCCGGGCGTTCGACCAGGTCATCGAGGAGACCGCGCGGGATCCCGAGGCGGACAGGCTGCTGCCCAAGGCGGTCCGCACCTACGCGGCCGTGATGGCGCACCACCTGAACTCCGTCGAGAGGTTCGAACCGGCCGTCGCGCGGCAGCTGCGCTCCATGAGCGCCGCTGCACTCCAGCGCCTCCCGCAGGACCTCCTCAGCGACACACTCGACTCGCTCGGGGACCAGCGGGCGGCTCGGCTCCGCCGGCTCCGTCGCCGCCCGGTCCCCGCGGGGACCGTTCCCTCCGTCACCACAGGAGCCTCCGCCTGA
- a CDS encoding polysialyltransferase family glycosyltransferase — MPGRRTTQLFSACSQYAAATVTAAIRAGQFGPRDEHRRILVVSDTSYAPEVGTPLDRMDGFECLRTEFDTVLSWNEFIQPFHPAGWFPREQDTLLWERYLRLAWGLGDGPVEIAFESIQANPSNALAKIFSESPVHVYADGLMSYGPTRNKIDPLIGTRVQRLLHLDLVPGLRPLLLSEFGVEPEVVPTAEFRKVLAELADAAPALTSVRGQGSPALVLGQYLSAIDVLTSAEEEDLHVRMVRGAVALGHRHVVFKPHPSAPAGWSRTLEEEAERLGAELTVLDAPVIAEVVYQQLRPALVVGAFSTALLTAAVFYDIPVARLGTDALLNGLTPYQNSNRVPVTIVDALLPDLEDAAATAAWSLPDEERIRRELSGLVTAVGFAMQPKIYPELRPAAETFLARQPTSGRDRYFRRRRLTALALPGALPSQFDFIPRNPTVRRFARQARAWQRAAGRRLPGSGRAGNG; from the coding sequence ATGCCCGGCCGCCGCACCACCCAGCTCTTCTCCGCCTGCTCGCAGTACGCCGCCGCCACGGTCACCGCGGCGATCCGCGCGGGCCAGTTCGGCCCCCGCGACGAACACCGCCGGATCCTGGTCGTCAGCGACACCTCGTACGCCCCGGAGGTGGGCACCCCGCTCGACCGGATGGACGGGTTCGAGTGCCTGCGCACCGAGTTCGACACCGTGCTCTCCTGGAACGAGTTCATCCAGCCCTTCCACCCGGCGGGCTGGTTCCCCCGCGAGCAGGACACCCTGCTCTGGGAGCGGTACCTGCGTCTGGCCTGGGGCCTCGGTGACGGGCCGGTCGAGATCGCCTTCGAGTCCATCCAGGCGAACCCGTCCAACGCCCTGGCGAAGATCTTCAGCGAGAGCCCCGTGCACGTCTACGCCGACGGGCTGATGAGCTACGGCCCGACCCGGAACAAGATCGACCCGTTGATCGGCACCCGCGTGCAGCGGCTTCTCCACCTGGACCTGGTGCCGGGGCTCAGGCCGCTGCTGCTCTCCGAGTTCGGCGTCGAACCCGAAGTCGTCCCCACGGCCGAGTTCCGCAAGGTGCTCGCGGAACTGGCCGACGCCGCACCCGCGCTCACCTCGGTCCGGGGCCAGGGCTCCCCCGCCCTGGTGCTCGGGCAGTACCTGTCGGCGATCGACGTCCTGACGTCCGCCGAGGAGGAGGACCTCCACGTACGGATGGTGCGCGGCGCCGTCGCACTCGGGCACCGCCACGTCGTCTTCAAGCCGCATCCCTCCGCCCCGGCGGGCTGGTCCCGCACCCTGGAGGAGGAGGCGGAGCGGCTGGGCGCCGAACTGACCGTCCTGGACGCCCCCGTCATCGCGGAAGTGGTCTACCAGCAGCTGCGTCCGGCGCTCGTCGTCGGCGCGTTCTCCACCGCCCTGCTCACCGCCGCCGTCTTCTACGACATCCCCGTCGCCCGCCTCGGCACGGACGCGCTGCTCAACGGGCTCACCCCGTACCAGAACAGCAACCGCGTGCCGGTCACGATCGTCGACGCGCTGCTCCCCGACCTGGAGGACGCGGCGGCGACCGCTGCGTGGAGCCTGCCGGACGAGGAGCGGATACGGCGCGAGCTCAGCGGGCTGGTCACCGCCGTCGGCTTCGCGATGCAGCCGAAGATCTACCCGGAACTGCGCCCCGCAGCGGAGACGTTCCTGGCCCGGCAGCCGACGTCCGGCAGGGACCGCTACTTCAGGCGCCGGCGCCTGACCGCGCTCGCCCTGCCCGGGGCACTGCCTTCGCAGTTCGACTTCATCCCCCGCAACCCCACCGTGCGCCGGTTCGCCCGGCAGGCCCGTGCCTGGCAGCGGGCGGCCGGCCGTCGTCTGCCGGGCAGCGGCCGGGCCGGCAACGGCTGA
- a CDS encoding acyltransferase: MTSAPPLPAQAAVPIQAPRPAPREAGRLRALDGLRILAALMVCLYHYAGKNGPVAEAWGQSPGLKFPTLSSFATYGSLGVQLFFIISGFVICMSSWGRSPGDFFRSRVARLYPAYWAAIVIITAAAVLLPVVVRPLPLDELLVNLTMLQQPMGVDRVLGVCWTLWVEMRFYLLFAVFVVWRGVTYRRVVIFCIGWTFAAVFARVAQTPLTDALVMRDHAPYFIGGLALYLIHRYGSDLLLWGIVVTSWLLGQRYSVTALWHPGMDGDFARSPYVVQAIVTLAFVAVAAVALGRLHWANWRWLTVAGALTYPFYLLHEHLGWFAIRVMNRALHLPPQVTMIASVGTMLVLAHLLHRLVEKPIGPRLKRAMAAQAAKVPLRERVG, translated from the coding sequence GTGACGAGCGCGCCACCTCTGCCTGCCCAGGCAGCCGTCCCGATACAGGCACCCCGTCCCGCGCCCAGGGAGGCGGGCCGTCTCCGCGCCCTGGACGGCCTGCGCATCCTGGCGGCCCTCATGGTCTGCCTGTACCACTACGCGGGCAAGAACGGCCCGGTGGCCGAGGCCTGGGGCCAGTCACCGGGCCTGAAGTTCCCCACCCTGTCGTCGTTCGCGACGTACGGCAGCCTCGGGGTCCAGCTCTTCTTCATCATCAGCGGCTTCGTCATCTGCATGAGCAGCTGGGGCCGGAGCCCGGGGGACTTCTTCCGCTCCCGGGTCGCCCGCCTGTACCCCGCCTACTGGGCGGCGATCGTCATCATCACCGCTGCCGCGGTGCTGCTGCCGGTGGTGGTCCGGCCGTTGCCGCTGGACGAGCTCCTCGTCAACCTCACCATGCTGCAGCAGCCGATGGGGGTGGACCGGGTCCTCGGGGTGTGCTGGACGCTCTGGGTGGAGATGCGGTTCTACCTCCTGTTCGCCGTCTTCGTCGTCTGGCGCGGTGTGACGTACCGCCGGGTGGTCATCTTCTGCATCGGCTGGACGTTCGCGGCCGTCTTCGCCCGGGTCGCGCAGACGCCGCTCACGGATGCCCTGGTCATGCGGGACCACGCCCCGTACTTCATCGGCGGCCTCGCCCTCTACCTGATCCACCGCTACGGCAGCGACCTGTTGCTGTGGGGCATCGTGGTCACGAGCTGGCTCCTCGGCCAGCGGTACTCGGTCACGGCACTCTGGCACCCGGGCATGGACGGCGACTTCGCGCGTTCCCCCTACGTCGTCCAGGCGATCGTGACGCTGGCGTTCGTCGCGGTGGCCGCGGTGGCGCTGGGCAGGCTCCACTGGGCGAACTGGCGCTGGCTGACGGTCGCCGGCGCGCTCACCTACCCGTTCTACCTGCTGCACGAGCATCTGGGCTGGTTCGCGATCCGCGTCATGAACCGCGCGCTGCACCTGCCGCCGCAGGTGACGATGATCGCCTCGGTGGGGACCATGCTCGTCCTGGCCCATCTGCTCCACCGTCTGGTGGAGAAGCCGATCGGGCCCCGGCTGAAACGGGCCATGGCGGCGCAGGCGGCGAAGGTCCCCCTGCGGGAGCGGGTGGGCTGA
- the leuE gene encoding leucine efflux protein LeuE, with the protein MLGVTDLPTYLAGLVLIILLPGPNSLYVLSVAARRGVRTGYVAAAGVWTGDAVLMTLSALGAASLLQTTPLLFAVVKYAGAGYLTWMAIGMLRAAVSMWRERHRRVTELTDGAGAVPAPSSLEQPQEQSQEHPYRRALVVSLFNPKAILFLISFFVQFVDPDYAYPALSFLLLGTLLQVGSFLYLSTLIFGGTRLATAFRRRKRLSAGATSAAGVLFLGFAAKLSFSSV; encoded by the coding sequence ATGCTGGGTGTCACCGATCTTCCGACCTATCTCGCCGGCCTGGTGCTGATCATTCTGCTGCCGGGGCCGAACTCGCTGTACGTGCTGTCCGTCGCGGCCCGGCGCGGGGTGCGCACCGGTTATGTGGCCGCCGCCGGGGTGTGGACCGGGGACGCCGTCCTCATGACGTTGTCCGCGCTGGGCGCCGCCTCGCTGCTGCAGACGACGCCTCTGCTCTTCGCCGTCGTGAAGTACGCGGGTGCCGGCTATCTGACCTGGATGGCGATCGGGATGCTGCGCGCCGCCGTGTCCATGTGGCGGGAGCGGCACCGGCGGGTGACCGAGCTGACGGACGGGGCCGGGGCGGTCCCGGCGCCGTCGTCGCTGGAACAACCGCAGGAACAGTCGCAGGAACACCCCTACCGGCGCGCGCTGGTGGTCAGCCTGTTCAATCCGAAGGCCATCCTGTTCCTGATCTCCTTCTTCGTGCAGTTCGTCGATCCCGACTACGCCTATCCGGCCTTGTCGTTCCTGCTGCTGGGCACACTGCTGCAGGTCGGCAGCTTCCTCTACCTCTCCACGCTCATCTTCGGCGGCACCCGCCTGGCCACCGCGTTCCGCCGTCGCAAGCGGCTGTCGGCGGGAGCCACGTCGGCAGCGGGTGTGCTGTTCCTCGGCTTCGCGGCGAAGCTCTCGTTCAGCAGCGTCTGA
- a CDS encoding methylmalonyl-CoA mutase: MTRESESGLPIEPVYGPDALEGWRAEEKLGEPGSYPFTRGVYPSMYTGRPWTMRQYAGFGTATESNARYKQLIANGTTGLSVAFDLPTQMGHDSDAPIASGEVGKVGVAIDSIDDMRVLFGGIPLDKVSTSMTINAPAALLLVLYQLVAEEQGVPADKLTGTIQNDVLKEYIARGTYIFPPKPSLRLIADIFKYCRAEIPKWNTISISGYHMAEAGASPAQEIAFTLADGIEYVRTAVAAGMDVDDFAPRLSFFFVARTTILEEVAKFRAARRIWAKVMREEFGAKNPKSLMLRFHTQTAGVQLTAQQPEVNLVRVAVQGLGAVLGGTQSLHTNSFDEAIALPTDKSARLALRTQQVLAYETDVTATVDPFAGSYVVEKMTDDVEAAALELMIKVEDMGGAVNAIERGFQKNEIERSAYRIAQETDSGERVVVGVNRFRLDEEEPYEPLRVDPAIEAQQAARLAKLRAERDQGAVDAALAELRKAAESDAGTANVLYPMKDALKARATVGEVCNALREVWGAYVPTDAF, from the coding sequence ATGACGCGTGAGTCCGAGTCGGGGCTGCCGATCGAGCCGGTGTACGGACCGGACGCACTCGAGGGCTGGCGGGCCGAGGAGAAGCTGGGCGAGCCGGGTTCGTATCCCTTCACGCGTGGTGTCTACCCCTCGATGTACACGGGCCGGCCGTGGACGATGCGGCAGTACGCCGGGTTCGGTACCGCCACAGAGTCCAACGCCCGCTACAAGCAGCTGATCGCCAACGGCACGACCGGCCTGTCGGTCGCCTTCGACCTGCCCACCCAGATGGGGCACGACTCGGACGCCCCGATCGCCTCCGGCGAGGTCGGCAAGGTCGGGGTGGCGATCGACTCGATCGACGACATGCGCGTCCTGTTCGGCGGCATCCCGCTGGACAAGGTCTCCACGTCCATGACGATCAACGCGCCGGCAGCTCTGCTGCTGGTCCTGTACCAGCTGGTCGCCGAGGAGCAGGGCGTGCCGGCGGACAAGCTCACGGGCACGATCCAGAACGACGTGCTCAAGGAGTACATCGCCCGGGGCACGTACATCTTCCCGCCGAAGCCCTCGCTGCGGCTGATCGCGGACATCTTCAAGTACTGCCGGGCCGAGATCCCGAAGTGGAACACCATCTCGATCTCCGGCTACCACATGGCCGAGGCGGGTGCCTCGCCCGCGCAGGAGATCGCCTTCACCCTGGCGGACGGGATCGAGTACGTCCGTACGGCCGTCGCCGCCGGCATGGACGTGGACGACTTCGCGCCGCGGCTCTCCTTCTTCTTCGTCGCCCGTACGACGATCCTCGAAGAGGTCGCCAAGTTCCGTGCCGCGCGCCGGATCTGGGCCAAGGTGATGCGGGAGGAGTTCGGCGCGAAGAACCCCAAGTCGCTGATGCTGCGCTTCCACACCCAGACCGCCGGTGTCCAGCTCACCGCCCAGCAGCCCGAGGTCAACCTGGTCCGGGTGGCCGTTCAGGGCCTGGGCGCGGTCCTCGGCGGCACGCAGTCGCTGCACACCAACTCCTTCGACGAGGCGATCGCCCTGCCGACGGACAAGTCGGCCCGCCTGGCGCTGCGCACCCAGCAGGTCCTGGCGTACGAGACCGATGTGACGGCTACGGTGGACCCGTTCGCGGGGTCCTACGTCGTCGAGAAGATGACCGACGACGTCGAGGCCGCCGCCCTGGAACTGATGATCAAGGTCGAGGACATGGGCGGCGCGGTCAACGCCATCGAACGCGGCTTCCAGAAGAACGAGATCGAGCGCAGCGCCTACCGCATCGCCCAGGAGACGGACAGCGGCGAGCGCGTCGTCGTGGGAGTGAACCGATTCCGCCTCGACGAGGAGGAGCCCTACGAGCCGCTCCGCGTCGACCCGGCGATCGAGGCCCAGCAGGCCGCACGCCTGGCGAAACTCCGCGCCGAACGTGACCAGGGGGCGGTCGACGCGGCGCTGGCCGAGCTCAGGAAGGCGGCGGAGAGCGACGCGGGCACAGCCAACGTGCTCTACCCGATGAAGGACGCGCTCAAGGCACGGGCGACGGTCGGCGAGGTCTGCAACGCGCTGCGGGAGGTCTGGGGCGCCTACGTCCCGACGGACGCCTTCTGA
- a CDS encoding L,D-transpeptidase family protein: protein MRRVRSLRTNSRAGRGRRATAAAVGVLAVATLTAGCRAEPVGAAEPPTPPDPSVAAAGPTDDARPGGAPASASLPASTSPSASAAPTETADPRPSPQPETLMSVGDRSKRVRELQARLRQIGHFNRAPTGYYGTATVASVQSFQGKRGLSRTGRTDTVTWERLLAMTRKPTAQELSPPAGEPAARPDARCMTGRVLCISKNSRTLSWMIDGRVVSSMDVRFGSQYTPTREGTFSVYWKSRHHVSTLYDSPMPYAMFFSGGQAVHYSSDFAARGYGGASHGCVNVRDEGKIASLFAQVKNGDKVVIYW, encoded by the coding sequence ATGAGACGGGTACGGAGCCTGCGGACGAACAGCCGTGCGGGCCGAGGGCGCAGGGCGACGGCTGCCGCCGTCGGCGTGCTCGCGGTCGCCACGCTGACGGCGGGATGCCGGGCGGAGCCCGTCGGCGCGGCGGAGCCCCCCACGCCGCCCGATCCGTCCGTCGCAGCCGCGGGTCCCACGGACGACGCCAGGCCGGGCGGCGCCCCGGCGAGCGCCTCCCTGCCGGCGTCCACGTCCCCCTCCGCCTCCGCCGCTCCGACGGAGACGGCCGACCCGCGGCCCTCGCCGCAGCCGGAGACCCTGATGTCCGTCGGGGACCGGAGCAAGCGGGTACGGGAACTGCAGGCCCGGCTGCGCCAGATCGGTCACTTCAACCGTGCCCCGACCGGCTACTACGGGACCGCGACAGTGGCTTCCGTGCAGTCCTTCCAGGGCAAGCGGGGACTCTCCCGGACGGGCAGGACCGACACCGTGACCTGGGAGCGGCTGCTCGCCATGACGCGGAAGCCGACGGCGCAGGAGCTCAGTCCACCGGCCGGGGAGCCGGCGGCCCGGCCCGACGCGCGCTGCATGACGGGCCGTGTCCTGTGCATCAGCAAGAACAGCCGCACCCTGTCCTGGATGATCGACGGCCGGGTCGTCTCGTCGATGGACGTGCGCTTCGGCTCGCAGTACACGCCCACCCGCGAGGGCACCTTCTCGGTGTACTGGAAGTCGCGCCACCACGTGTCGACGCTCTACGACTCGCCCATGCCGTACGCCATGTTCTTCAGCGGCGGACAGGCGGTGCACTACTCGTCGGACTTCGCGGCGCGCGGCTACGGCGGCGCCTCGCACGGCTGCGTGAACGTACGGGACGAGGGGAAGATCGCCTCGCTCTTCGCCCAGGTGAAGAACGGCGACAAGGTCGTCATCTACTGGTGA
- a CDS encoding RNA polymerase sigma factor, translating to MLGDDAELTAAVLAAQDGDEDAFRTVYRAVHPRLLGYIRTLVGEPDAEDVASESWLQIARDLDRFSGDADRFRGWAARIARNRSLDHIRMRGRRPVSGGDESELFEEPATSDTAGEALESLATSHTLSLIAQLPQDQAEAVVLRVVVGLDAKSAARTLGKRPGAVRTAAHRGLKRLAELVGAEHPSQDGTPAAVAELGAVPVQRPGRDGTAAPAGVTHSRPWTQKDM from the coding sequence GTGCTGGGGGACGACGCGGAGCTGACCGCCGCGGTGCTCGCGGCACAGGACGGGGACGAGGACGCCTTCCGTACTGTGTACCGCGCCGTGCATCCACGGTTGTTGGGCTACATACGGACGCTGGTGGGGGAGCCGGACGCGGAGGACGTGGCGTCCGAGTCCTGGCTGCAGATAGCCCGTGACCTCGACCGGTTCAGCGGGGACGCCGACCGGTTCCGGGGCTGGGCGGCCAGGATCGCGCGCAACCGCTCGCTCGACCACATACGGATGCGGGGCAGGCGCCCGGTGTCCGGCGGCGACGAGAGTGAACTGTTCGAGGAACCGGCCACGTCCGACACGGCCGGCGAGGCACTGGAGTCCCTGGCCACCAGTCACACCCTGTCCCTCATCGCGCAGCTGCCGCAGGACCAGGCCGAGGCCGTCGTGCTCCGCGTGGTGGTCGGCCTGGACGCGAAGAGCGCGGCCCGGACACTGGGCAAGCGCCCCGGCGCGGTGCGCACGGCCGCCCACCGGGGGCTGAAGCGGTTGGCGGAACTGGTCGGCGCCGAGCATCCTTCCCAGGACGGGACCCCGGCGGCGGTGGCGGAGCTGGGTGCCGTGCCCGTACAGCGCCCCGGCCGTGACGGTACGGCGGCGCCCGCCGGTGTGACGCATTCGCGTCCGTGGACGCAGAAGGACATGTGA
- a CDS encoding RNA polymerase sigma factor gives MGKGGEQRRGRMYDAELAAAVGRAQQGDEDAFAAAYRMVHPGLLGYVRGLVGEDAEDVASDAWLEIARDLGRFRGDGAGFRGWTAMIARHRALDHLRRQARRPRTGLLEQDVLEMPGEHDTAAAALESLSTEAALAMIRTLPREQAEAVLLRVVVGLDGPATARVLGKRSGAVRTSAYRGLRRLAEQLIPGGRPDARRTDVTDEERRTLGDEP, from the coding sequence GTGGGCAAGGGCGGGGAGCAGCGTCGCGGGCGGATGTACGACGCCGAACTCGCCGCTGCCGTCGGGCGCGCCCAGCAGGGGGACGAGGACGCTTTCGCGGCCGCCTACCGGATGGTGCATCCGGGTCTCCTCGGATACGTACGCGGGCTCGTCGGTGAGGACGCCGAGGACGTGGCCTCCGACGCCTGGCTGGAGATAGCCCGGGATCTGGGGCGCTTCCGTGGCGACGGAGCCGGGTTCCGCGGCTGGACCGCGATGATCGCCCGTCACCGTGCGCTCGACCACCTGCGGAGACAAGCCCGCCGGCCGCGTACCGGACTACTGGAGCAGGACGTGCTGGAGATGCCCGGAGAGCACGACACGGCTGCCGCGGCGCTGGAGTCCCTCTCGACCGAGGCCGCTCTGGCGATGATCCGCACGCTCCCTCGCGAGCAGGCGGAGGCCGTACTGCTGCGGGTGGTCGTCGGCCTCGACGGACCGGCGACGGCGCGTGTGCTCGGCAAGCGGTCGGGTGCGGTGCGCACCTCCGCCTACCGCGGACTCAGGCGACTGGCCGAGCAACTGATCCCCGGCGGCCGGCCGGACGCTCGCCGGACTGATGTGACGGACGAAGAGCGCCGTACGCTCGGTGATGAGCCATGA